From a region of the Geothrix sp. 21YS21S-2 genome:
- a CDS encoding ATP-binding protein: protein MTRTHPAALWMVLGPPAGLLLLGLCMAAYRWLRLRRRPVVDSEEVLLGAVSQSLQERGRLAASLGELRTVHERLLDALPFGILWVDQRQNLAAINAAAQALLGVKAGVVGLEAGFVLEAYPWLLEGLARAPGPPWRCEGGGRRWQLRRIEAPHIVGALLQFEDVTDLEAEERRLQLRDRFAELGEMTAGVAHQLKNGLAVLKGHGQLLDRAGHRDAAQAVLAETDALERLVQRFLQWAKPLEPQCVDLRLEEVASQAAQEVHRRPAFYDRVVTVEGAGRAQADPMLLHQALLNLLENACHATPPGRRVQVLVRDGVVDILDEGPGLSPETLSRMLRPFESGRPDGTGLGLPLALKWLNAQGADLAFFPRPEGGTRVEVKL, encoded by the coding sequence TTGACCCGGACCCACCCCGCCGCCCTGTGGATGGTCCTGGGGCCGCCCGCGGGGCTCCTGCTCCTGGGCCTGTGCATGGCGGCCTACCGCTGGCTGAGGCTCCGGCGGCGCCCGGTGGTCGACTCCGAGGAGGTGCTGCTGGGCGCCGTGAGCCAGAGCCTCCAGGAGCGGGGCCGGCTCGCGGCGAGCCTGGGCGAGCTGCGCACGGTGCACGAGCGGCTCCTGGACGCGCTGCCCTTCGGCATCCTGTGGGTGGACCAGCGCCAGAACCTGGCGGCCATCAACGCGGCGGCCCAGGCGCTGCTGGGCGTCAAGGCCGGCGTCGTGGGGCTGGAGGCCGGCTTCGTCCTGGAGGCCTACCCCTGGCTCCTGGAGGGCCTGGCTCGGGCCCCGGGGCCTCCGTGGCGCTGCGAGGGCGGGGGGCGGCGGTGGCAGCTCCGGCGCATCGAGGCCCCCCACATCGTGGGCGCCCTCCTCCAGTTCGAGGACGTCACGGACCTGGAGGCCGAGGAGCGGCGCCTCCAGCTGCGGGACCGCTTCGCCGAGCTGGGCGAGATGACCGCCGGCGTGGCCCACCAGCTCAAGAACGGCCTGGCCGTCCTGAAGGGCCACGGCCAGCTCCTGGATCGCGCCGGGCACCGGGACGCCGCCCAGGCCGTGCTGGCCGAGACCGACGCCCTTGAGCGGCTGGTGCAGCGCTTCCTGCAGTGGGCCAAGCCCCTGGAGCCCCAGTGCGTCGACCTGCGTCTGGAGGAGGTGGCCTCCCAGGCCGCCCAGGAGGTGCACCGGCGCCCGGCCTTCTACGACCGGGTGGTGACCGTCGAGGGGGCCGGAAGGGCCCAGGCCGACCCCATGCTGCTGCACCAGGCCCTGCTGAACCTCCTGGAGAACGCCTGCCACGCCACCCCTCCGGGCCGGCGGGTTCAGGTGCTGGTGCGGGACGGCGTGGTGGACATCCTGGACGAGGGGCCCGGGCTCAGCCCCGAGACCCTTTCCCGCATGCTCCGCCCCTTCGAGAGCGGCCGCCCCGACGGCACGGGCCTGGGCCTTCCCCTGGCCCTGAAGTGGCTCAACGCCCAGGGGGCGGACCTGGCCTTCTTCCCGCGGCCCGAGGGCGGGACCCGGGTGGAGGTGAAGCTTTGA
- the pap gene encoding polyphosphate:AMP phosphotransferase, protein MFESAELGHSIEKAVYDQEVPALREALLDAQYDLASAKRFPVIILIAGVDGAGKSATVNTLNEWMDPRHILTHGFSEPSDEELERPHMWRFWRQLPPKGKMGIFDGSWYTWPILERAYGHIKDARLAQSLDKIRRFEEMLINEGALVVKFWMHLSKQAQKKRLKKLEGDALTRWRVTDRDWKHFEMYDTFREVAERTLRSTSTAEAPWIVVEAADSRYQKLTVGKILLERLRARLDSPAPPPAIVHAPPAASSIDGLNILKTLDLTRKVEKAEYETELEKYQGRLNLLTRHKAFKDHNVVMVFEGADAAGKGGSIRRITQAIDARLCEITPIAAPTEEERAQPYLWRFWRRLPRQGRFAIFDRSWYGRVLVERVEGFCTEADWMRAYGEINDFEDQMARSGTIVAKFWLQISREEQLRRFNERQESKFKRFKITDEDWRNREKWDAYESAICDMLDRTSTEIAPWTLVESEDKYYGRLKILRTLCARIEEAL, encoded by the coding sequence ATGTTCGAATCCGCCGAACTGGGCCATTCCATCGAGAAAGCCGTCTACGACCAGGAGGTGCCCGCCCTGCGCGAAGCCCTCCTGGACGCGCAGTACGACCTGGCTTCCGCGAAGAGGTTCCCCGTGATCATCCTCATCGCCGGGGTGGACGGCGCCGGCAAGAGCGCCACCGTCAACACCCTGAACGAGTGGATGGACCCGCGCCACATCCTCACCCACGGCTTTTCCGAACCCTCCGACGAGGAGCTGGAGCGCCCGCACATGTGGCGTTTCTGGCGGCAGCTGCCCCCGAAGGGCAAGATGGGGATCTTCGACGGGAGCTGGTACACCTGGCCCATCCTGGAGCGGGCCTACGGCCACATCAAGGATGCTCGCCTCGCGCAGTCCCTGGACAAGATCCGCCGGTTCGAGGAGATGCTGATCAACGAGGGCGCCCTGGTCGTGAAGTTCTGGATGCACCTCTCGAAGCAGGCCCAGAAGAAGCGCCTGAAGAAGCTCGAAGGCGACGCCCTAACCCGCTGGAGGGTCACGGACCGGGACTGGAAGCACTTCGAGATGTACGACACGTTCCGCGAGGTGGCCGAGCGCACCCTGCGCAGCACCAGCACCGCCGAGGCGCCCTGGATCGTGGTGGAGGCCGCGGATTCCCGGTACCAGAAGCTGACCGTGGGGAAGATCCTCCTGGAGCGCCTCCGGGCCCGCCTGGACAGCCCCGCGCCCCCGCCCGCCATCGTCCACGCGCCCCCCGCCGCCTCCAGCATCGACGGGCTGAACATCCTCAAGACCCTGGACCTCACCCGGAAGGTGGAGAAGGCGGAGTACGAGACGGAGCTGGAGAAGTACCAGGGCCGCCTCAACCTCCTCACCCGCCACAAGGCCTTCAAGGACCACAACGTGGTGATGGTCTTCGAGGGGGCCGACGCGGCGGGGAAGGGGGGCAGCATCCGGCGCATCACCCAGGCCATCGACGCCCGCCTGTGCGAGATCACCCCCATCGCCGCCCCCACCGAGGAGGAGCGGGCCCAGCCCTACCTCTGGCGGTTCTGGCGCCGCCTGCCCCGGCAGGGGCGCTTCGCCATCTTCGACCGGAGCTGGTACGGCCGCGTCCTGGTGGAGCGGGTGGAGGGCTTCTGCACCGAGGCGGACTGGATGCGCGCCTACGGGGAGATCAACGACTTCGAGGACCAGATGGCGCGAAGCGGGACCATCGTGGCGAAATTCTGGCTCCAGATCAGCCGGGAGGAGCAGCTCAGGCGCTTCAACGAGCGCCAGGAAAGCAAGTTCAAGCGCTTCAAGATCACCGATGAGGACTGGCGGAACCGGGAGAAGTGGGACGCCTACGAGTCGGCCATCTGCGACATGCTGGACCGCACCAGCACCGAGATCGCCCCGTGGACGCTGGTGGAGAGCGAGGACAAGTACTATGGGCGCCTGAAGATCCTCCGGACGCTCTGCGCGCGCATCGAGGAGGCTCTTTGA
- a CDS encoding MFS transporter, with translation MVTVALMGFASGLPLYLTGFTLKAWLTESGLDLRAIGLFGLVTQPYALKFMWAPVLDRFLPPFLGRRRGWMVLFQGALVLLMVLMALADPKVSVTRIALLGFMVAFASASQDIVVDAWRREAFAERDLGLANAVHIGAYRVAMLASGAGALILAQAAGWRATYLAMAGLMAVGALGTFLAWSTDGQVRPPKTLREAVVAPLAQLLKRPAIVEILAFCLLYKIGDQLADAMSAPFLLRGMGFTKLQIGATTKTVGMVSIILGGLLGGLLMKKLSLRRALFLFGLCQAASILAFWALSHLGPRLAVLTFALALENLSFGMGGTAFATFIMLLCDRRFTATQYALLSSLLAITRGYLTAPAGWFALRFGWSGYFLTCALVAIPGLLLLARYDHWGIVEDNPGAEG, from the coding sequence ATGGTCACGGTGGCCCTGATGGGGTTCGCCTCGGGTCTGCCCCTGTATCTGACCGGCTTCACCCTCAAGGCCTGGCTGACGGAGTCGGGACTCGATCTCAGGGCCATCGGCCTGTTCGGCCTGGTGACCCAGCCCTACGCCCTCAAGTTCATGTGGGCCCCGGTCCTGGACCGCTTCCTGCCCCCCTTCCTGGGGCGGCGCCGGGGCTGGATGGTGCTCTTCCAGGGCGCCCTGGTCCTGCTCATGGTCCTCATGGCCCTGGCGGACCCCAAGGTGAGCGTCACCCGCATCGCCCTGCTGGGCTTCATGGTGGCCTTCGCGAGCGCCAGCCAGGACATCGTGGTGGACGCGTGGCGCCGGGAGGCCTTCGCCGAGCGGGATCTGGGGCTGGCCAACGCGGTGCACATCGGGGCCTACCGGGTGGCCATGCTCGCCAGCGGGGCGGGGGCCCTCATCCTGGCGCAGGCCGCGGGGTGGCGGGCCACGTACCTGGCCATGGCCGGCCTGATGGCGGTGGGCGCCCTCGGCACCTTCCTGGCCTGGTCCACGGACGGCCAGGTCCGGCCCCCGAAGACCCTCCGGGAGGCCGTGGTGGCGCCGCTGGCCCAGCTCCTGAAGCGCCCCGCCATCGTCGAGATCCTCGCCTTCTGCCTGCTGTACAAGATCGGCGACCAGCTCGCCGACGCCATGAGCGCGCCCTTCCTGCTCCGGGGCATGGGGTTCACCAAGCTCCAGATCGGCGCCACCACCAAGACCGTGGGCATGGTCTCCATCATCCTGGGGGGCCTCCTGGGCGGGCTCCTCATGAAGAAGCTCAGCCTCAGGCGGGCCCTGTTCCTCTTCGGCCTGTGCCAGGCGGCCTCCATCCTGGCCTTCTGGGCCCTGTCCCACCTGGGGCCGCGCCTGGCGGTGCTGACGTTCGCGCTGGCCCTGGAGAACCTCAGCTTCGGCATGGGGGGCACCGCCTTCGCCACCTTCATCATGCTGCTCTGCGACCGCCGCTTCACGGCCACCCAGTACGCCCTGCTGAGCAGCCTCCTGGCCATCACGCGGGGCTACCTCACGGCCCCGGCGGGGTGGTTCGCCCTGCGCTTCGGGTGGTCGGGATACTTCCTCACCTGCGCCCTGGTGGCCATTCCGGGGCTCCTGCTCCTGGCGCGGTACGACCATTGGGGAATCGTGGAGGACAATCCCGGCGCAGAGGGCTAG
- a CDS encoding flagellar basal body protein produces MDGISAGISGIGVSAQGVALSANNVANLNTDGYKAKTLGQQDLQQGGVRASGIGESQEPTNPGGSNVDLATEAVNLDTRGLSYKADLKFLQVQQNLLGVALDMKA; encoded by the coding sequence ATGGACGGCATTTCCGCAGGCATTTCCGGCATCGGCGTTTCCGCGCAGGGCGTCGCCCTGTCGGCCAACAACGTCGCCAACCTCAACACCGACGGCTACAAGGCCAAGACCCTGGGGCAGCAGGATCTCCAGCAGGGGGGCGTCAGGGCCTCCGGCATCGGCGAGAGCCAGGAGCCCACGAACCCCGGCGGATCCAACGTCGACCTGGCCACGGAGGCCGTGAACCTGGACACCCGGGGCCTCAGCTACAAGGCTGACCTCAAGTTCCTCCAGGTTCAGCAGAACCTTCTGGGCGTCGCGCTGGACATGAAGGCCTGA